In Nostoc sp. CENA543, a single genomic region encodes these proteins:
- the glgP gene encoding alpha-glucan family phosphorylase → MQPIRTFNVSPSLPPRLEPMRKLAYNLHWDWNVETKDLFRRLDPDLWESSHHNPVLMLGTISQARLLEVVEDEGFLAQMDRAARQLEDYVQERTWYQKQRSQKPKECYAYFSAEFGLVDCLPVYSGGLGVLAGDHLKSASDLGLPLVGVGLLYQQGYFAQYLNVDGWQQERYPINDFYNMPLHLERNPDGSELRIAVDYPGRKVYARVWRVQVGTVPLYMLDTNIEPNNPYDHDITDQLYGGDIDMRIHQEIMLGIGGVQMLKALGYEVTAYHMNEGHAAFSALERIRTLIQEQGLSYAEAKQVVMSSNIFTTHTPVPAGIDLFPPDKILHYLGYYADIFDLPKEQFLGLGRENTGDLSAPFSMAVLALKMATASNGVAQLHGVVSRQMFQGLWKKVPVDEVPITAITNGVHARSCVAKSTQELYDRYLGPNWSSTPPDSPMWEKMEAIPDEELWRNHERCRLDMILYVRDHLVKHLRDRGASPSEIAQAQEVLDPNVLTIGFARRFATYKRATLWMRDIERIKRILLGNKGRKVQFVIAGKAHPKDIPGKELIRDINHFIREQHLEKQIVFVPNYDIHISRLMVAGCDVWLNTPRRPREASGTSGMKAAMNGLPNLSVLDGWWDEADYVRTGWAIGHGENYEDPNYQDEVEANALYDLLEKEVVPLFYDHRDDDGLPRPWVAKMKDAIRLNCPFFNTARMVREYAERAYFPASDRYHTLKSDQYAPAKELAAWKAKLGDHWFNIRVKDIDVSASADIEVNQTVGVKAKVDLATLSNEDVQVELYQGAIDANGEIVNAVPVVMDYQGQDTNGLGVYTADIVYTTSGLQGLSLRVLPKHPHLSSLYEPRLIAWAE, encoded by the coding sequence ATGCAGCCGATTCGCACATTCAACGTTTCTCCTTCACTACCGCCAAGACTAGAACCAATGCGGAAGTTGGCTTACAACTTACACTGGGATTGGAATGTTGAGACTAAAGATTTATTTCGCCGCTTAGACCCGGATTTATGGGAATCTAGCCACCATAACCCAGTATTGATGTTAGGTACAATCAGCCAAGCGCGGCTTTTGGAAGTGGTCGAAGATGAAGGCTTCCTGGCGCAAATGGATCGTGCCGCCCGTCAATTAGAAGATTATGTGCAGGAACGCACTTGGTATCAGAAACAGCGCAGTCAGAAGCCAAAGGAATGTTACGCCTATTTTTCGGCTGAGTTTGGATTGGTAGATTGTCTACCGGTATATTCTGGAGGCTTGGGGGTACTGGCGGGGGATCACCTCAAATCTGCCAGTGACTTGGGCTTACCACTTGTGGGAGTGGGTTTACTGTATCAGCAAGGCTACTTTGCCCAGTATCTCAATGTGGATGGCTGGCAGCAAGAACGTTATCCGATTAACGATTTCTACAATATGCCCTTGCACCTAGAACGCAATCCCGACGGTTCAGAACTGCGGATTGCCGTAGATTATCCAGGGCGGAAGGTCTACGCCAGGGTGTGGCGCGTACAGGTGGGAACAGTCCCTCTGTATATGCTAGATACCAACATTGAACCCAATAACCCTTACGACCACGACATCACAGATCAGTTGTATGGTGGCGATATTGATATGCGTATCCACCAAGAAATCATGCTGGGGATTGGTGGTGTGCAGATGTTGAAGGCGTTGGGCTATGAAGTCACCGCTTATCACATGAATGAAGGTCACGCCGCCTTCTCTGCCCTAGAACGCATTCGGACATTAATTCAAGAACAGGGATTAAGTTACGCCGAAGCTAAACAGGTGGTGATGTCCAGTAATATTTTCACCACCCATACACCAGTGCCGGCGGGGATTGATTTGTTCCCTCCCGATAAGATTTTGCATTACTTGGGCTACTACGCAGATATTTTTGATCTCCCCAAAGAGCAATTTTTAGGTCTGGGAAGAGAAAATACAGGCGATTTATCTGCACCCTTTAGTATGGCAGTGCTGGCTTTAAAGATGGCTACGGCTTCTAATGGTGTTGCCCAACTACACGGCGTAGTTTCCCGTCAGATGTTCCAAGGGTTATGGAAAAAAGTCCCTGTAGACGAAGTACCAATTACCGCCATTACTAACGGTGTTCATGCCCGCAGTTGTGTAGCGAAATCCACTCAAGAGTTATACGATCGCTATCTAGGCCCCAATTGGTCATCAACACCACCAGATAGCCCCATGTGGGAGAAAATGGAAGCAATTCCCGATGAGGAGTTGTGGCGTAATCACGAGCGTTGCCGCTTGGATATGATTTTGTATGTACGGGATCATTTAGTCAAGCATCTACGCGATCGCGGTGCGTCTCCCTCGGAAATTGCCCAAGCCCAAGAAGTTCTCGACCCCAATGTTTTAACCATTGGTTTTGCCCGGCGGTTTGCTACCTACAAACGCGCTACCCTGTGGATGCGTGACATTGAACGGATTAAGCGCATTTTACTAGGTAACAAAGGCCGTAAGGTGCAATTCGTCATTGCTGGGAAGGCACACCCGAAAGATATTCCCGGTAAAGAACTCATCCGCGACATCAATCACTTTATCCGCGAACAACACCTAGAAAAACAAATCGTGTTTGTTCCCAACTATGACATTCACATTTCCCGCTTGATGGTAGCTGGTTGTGATGTCTGGTTAAATACTCCCCGTCGTCCCCGTGAAGCCTCCGGTACTAGTGGGATGAAAGCCGCTATGAATGGCTTACCTAATTTGAGTGTGCTAGATGGTTGGTGGGATGAAGCCGACTATGTACGTACAGGTTGGGCAATTGGTCACGGCGAAAACTACGAAGATCCCAACTATCAAGATGAAGTAGAAGCCAACGCCCTCTATGATTTATTGGAAAAAGAGGTAGTACCCTTATTCTATGACCATCGCGATGATGATGGCTTACCCCGTCCTTGGGTAGCCAAAATGAAAGACGCGATTCGCTTGAATTGTCCTTTCTTTAATACAGCGCGCATGGTGCGAGAATACGCTGAACGGGCATATTTCCCAGCTAGCGATCGCTACCACACCTTAAAATCTGATCAATATGCTCCAGCTAAGGAATTAGCAGCTTGGAAAGCAAAACTTGGTGATCATTGGTTTAACATCAGAGTCAAAGATATTGATGTATCTGCAAGTGCAGATATAGAAGTTAATCAAACTGTGGGTGTAAAAGCAAAAGTTGACCTGGCCACTTTAAGCAATGAAGATGTGCAAGTAGAACTATATCAAGGCGCAATTGATGCCAACGGTGAGATAGTTAACGCTGTCCCTGTCGTTATGGATTACCAAGGACAGGATACAAACGGCTTAGGTGTTTACACTGCTGATATCGTTTACACCACCTCTGGTTTACAAGGTTTGTCTTTACGGGTATTACCCAAACACCCACACCTGTCTAGCCTTTATGAACCAAGATTGATTGCTTGGGCGGAGTAA
- a CDS encoding SDR family NAD(P)-dependent oxidoreductase, giving the protein MSYFAEINHGNALIVGASQGIGLGFVKQLLEDERIINIYATYRQPESAAELLALADKYAHRLTCLVLDITDELQIAEAIQKIRTQADKLNLVINCVGLLHDGDLQPEKSLRQINPDNLLRYFQVNSIGAVLLAKHLLPLFRNHEPAIFATISAKLASIGDNQLGGWYGYRASKTALNMLMKNVAIEYGRSCPNTVVITLHPGTTDTQLSRPFQRNVAVEKLFSVERTVNQLLAVMEKLQKSDSGQFFSWDGNRLPW; this is encoded by the coding sequence TGGTAATGCCCTAATTGTAGGAGCGAGTCAAGGTATTGGATTAGGTTTCGTCAAGCAATTACTAGAAGATGAAAGAATCATTAATATTTATGCAACGTATCGCCAACCAGAATCTGCTGCTGAATTACTAGCATTAGCAGATAAATATGCTCATCGTCTAACTTGTTTAGTGTTAGACATTACTGATGAATTACAAATTGCTGAAGCTATACAAAAAATCCGTACTCAAGCTGATAAATTGAACTTAGTAATTAACTGTGTCGGATTACTGCACGACGGAGATTTACAACCGGAAAAAAGCCTAAGACAAATTAATCCAGATAATTTATTACGTTACTTCCAAGTAAATAGTATAGGTGCTGTACTTCTAGCTAAACATCTTTTGCCTTTATTTCGTAATCATGAGCCTGCTATTTTTGCTACCATATCAGCTAAACTAGCTAGTATTGGCGATAATCAGCTTGGTGGCTGGTATGGTTATCGAGCCTCAAAAACAGCACTTAATATGTTGATGAAAAATGTGGCGATTGAGTATGGTAGAAGTTGTCCTAATACTGTAGTGATAACTTTACATCCTGGTACAACTGATACACAACTTTCTCGACCATTCCAACGCAATGTAGCAGTAGAAAAACTATTCTCCGTTGAACGTACTGTGAATCAGTTACTAGCAGTTATGGAAAAATTACAAAAAAGTGATAGTGGGCAATTCTTTTCATGGGATGGTAATAGATTGCCTTGGTAA
- a CDS encoding DUF429 domain-containing protein has translation MKFIGVDLGWKSQPSGLSCLQLTKGKLELVDLERQDAIADILSWIDHWVKPDESALIAVDAPTLIPNATGSRLPDKLTHKYFGKYHAGCYPANQNLPFAERTINFGLELESRGYLHAPEITPQTPGRYQIEVFPHPAIVHLFGLERILKYKKGRISERRLELIKLHQYIVEILPQFEPALSIGSWLTDEIPHTGTELKATEDKLDSLICAYVAAYWWYWGEQRNLVLGDRTTGYIVIPKGLGTGD, from the coding sequence ATGAAATTTATTGGTGTTGATTTGGGTTGGAAATCTCAACCTAGTGGGTTATCTTGCTTACAATTAACCAAAGGAAAATTAGAGTTAGTTGATTTAGAACGACAAGATGCGATCGCCGATATTTTAAGCTGGATAGATCATTGGGTAAAACCAGACGAATCTGCACTCATCGCTGTAGATGCACCTACCCTCATTCCTAACGCCACAGGTAGCCGTCTCCCCGATAAACTAACTCACAAATACTTTGGCAAATATCACGCCGGCTGTTATCCCGCTAACCAAAATCTCCCCTTTGCAGAACGGACTATTAATTTTGGCTTAGAATTAGAATCCCGTGGTTATCTTCATGCACCGGAAATTACACCGCAAACACCAGGGAGATATCAAATTGAAGTCTTTCCCCATCCCGCTATAGTGCATTTATTCGGTTTAGAACGCATCCTTAAATACAAAAAAGGGCGTATCAGTGAACGCCGCTTAGAATTAATCAAATTACATCAATATATTGTGGAAATTCTGCCTCAATTTGAGCCTGCTTTATCTATCGGTAGTTGGTTAACTGATGAAATTCCCCACACAGGTACAGAACTCAAAGCCACAGAAGATAAACTAGACAGCTTAATTTGTGCGTATGTAGCTGCTTATTGGTGGTACTGGGGAGAACAACGCAACCTGGTACTAGGCGATCGCACCACGGGCTACATTGTTATCCCCAAGGGATTGGGAACTGGGGACTAG
- a CDS encoding primary-amine oxidase — protein sequence MNKRLRLFFCLIITIIVCFALSLKFIGTVTAQQPTITHPLTALTAAEIKTAVEVIRKEKPLTDMAAFPLITLAEPDKTEVLKFTAGQSFTRQVFLVVYERVQNKTYEATVDLKTQKITSWKKIPNVQPSILASEYEIARQVVKSDPRWQAAMKKRGITDFNQVQISCWAAGILSQEEAAAGSRICRTLLFYRGDNWNYYGSPIESVLATVNLNTNTVSSFIDQGVVPISQTNWNYDLQSLGKLLSPPKLLKILQPQGKTFQIKGNEITWQGWKFRYMMHPRSGLVLYQVTYKDGENERPVLYRAGLSEMVVPYGDPNPAWSFRNAFDVGEYNLGLLANTMEIGKEVPENGVLLDAVFANEEGEPYTMPGVVGIYERDRGILWKHYEYNTQRNDVRRNRELVLTMTAAVDNYDYAINWIFHQDGSIEVENDLSGIVLAQGTAAAQEKFDNAYGRMLAKNTFGVNHQHFFNYRLDMDVDGQANSVMEMNVNSLPIGKNNPVGNAIVVEDTPLTTEKAAVRDADIKHSREWMIVSAEKKNTLGSAPAYMLMPGSNTVMFSVEGAKIRQKAGFATHHFWVTKYQPQELYAGGDYPNQTAPGEGLPKYIANNESLTGEDIVVWYTIGITHVPKPEDWPVMPVHKLGFKLSPRGFFSRNPAINLAE from the coding sequence ATGAATAAACGGCTCAGGTTATTTTTTTGTTTAATTATTACCATTATCGTCTGCTTTGCTCTCTCACTGAAGTTCATAGGGACAGTTACAGCACAACAGCCAACGATTACCCATCCCCTCACAGCGTTAACAGCAGCAGAAATTAAAACGGCTGTAGAAGTGATTAGAAAGGAAAAACCTTTAACTGATATGGCGGCTTTCCCCCTCATCACCTTAGCCGAACCAGATAAAACCGAGGTTTTGAAATTTACAGCAGGTCAATCATTTACACGCCAAGTTTTTTTAGTGGTCTATGAGAGAGTACAGAATAAAACCTATGAGGCTACAGTTGACCTTAAAACTCAAAAAATCACTTCTTGGAAAAAGATTCCCAACGTCCAGCCATCAATTCTGGCATCAGAATACGAAATTGCTAGGCAAGTAGTCAAATCTGACCCGCGATGGCAAGCAGCAATGAAAAAGCGGGGAATTACAGATTTTAATCAAGTACAGATTAGTTGTTGGGCGGCGGGAATTTTAAGCCAGGAAGAAGCCGCCGCAGGTAGTCGGATTTGCCGGACTTTATTATTTTACAGGGGTGACAATTGGAATTATTACGGCAGTCCCATTGAGAGTGTACTAGCGACTGTTAATTTAAACACTAACACTGTTAGCAGTTTTATTGACCAGGGTGTAGTTCCCATTTCCCAAACTAATTGGAACTATGATTTACAGTCTTTAGGTAAACTGCTGTCACCGCCAAAACTTTTAAAAATCCTCCAACCCCAAGGTAAAACTTTTCAAATCAAGGGGAATGAAATCACTTGGCAGGGGTGGAAATTTCGTTACATGATGCACCCCCGTAGTGGACTGGTGTTATATCAAGTCACCTACAAAGACGGCGAAAATGAGCGTCCTGTGCTGTACCGCGCTGGTTTATCGGAAATGGTAGTTCCTTACGGTGATCCTAACCCCGCATGGTCATTTAGAAATGCTTTTGATGTGGGGGAATATAATCTAGGATTACTTGCCAACACAATGGAGATAGGAAAGGAAGTCCCAGAAAATGGGGTTTTACTAGATGCGGTGTTTGCCAATGAAGAGGGCGAACCTTATACTATGCCGGGAGTCGTGGGAATTTATGAGCGCGATCGCGGTATCTTGTGGAAGCACTATGAGTATAATACCCAACGTAATGATGTGCGCCGTAACCGCGAGTTAGTCTTAACGATGACGGCTGCTGTTGATAACTATGACTACGCCATTAACTGGATTTTCCATCAAGATGGCAGTATTGAAGTAGAAAACGATTTATCAGGAATTGTTTTGGCACAGGGAACGGCGGCGGCACAGGAAAAGTTTGATAATGCCTATGGACGGATGTTGGCAAAAAATACCTTTGGAGTCAATCATCAACACTTTTTCAACTACCGTTTAGATATGGATGTTGATGGACAAGCGAATTCCGTCATGGAAATGAACGTGAACAGTTTACCCATCGGTAAGAATAATCCTGTAGGCAATGCCATTGTCGTCGAAGATACCCCATTAACAACTGAAAAAGCTGCCGTCCGCGATGCAGATATCAAACATAGTCGTGAATGGATGATTGTTAGTGCAGAGAAAAAGAATACATTAGGATCTGCACCTGCATATATGTTAATGCCAGGAAGTAATACTGTGATGTTTTCAGTAGAAGGGGCAAAAATTCGCCAAAAAGCTGGTTTTGCTACCCATCATTTTTGGGTAACAAAATATCAACCCCAAGAATTATATGCTGGGGGTGATTATCCCAATCAAACTGCACCAGGGGAAGGTTTACCAAAATATATCGCTAATAATGAGTCTTTGACTGGTGAAGATATTGTTGTTTGGTATACTATAGGGATTACTCACGTACCTAAACCAGAAGACTGGCCGGTGATGCCTGTTCATAAACTTGGGTTTAAACTCTCTCCTAGAGGATTTTTTAGTCGTAATCCGGCAATTAATTTAGCTGAGTAG